In Mycolicibacterium alvei, a single window of DNA contains:
- a CDS encoding amidohydrolase, producing the protein MGSPNATADLVLYGTILTVDDSQPTAEALAVSGGRIVAVGSRAEVAGWVGPGTDVREVDGCVLPGFVEAHGHPLMEAVALSGRIVDIRPVTLADAQEVLDAVTAEVARRGTDGAFLNGWDPLLQNGLPEPSLDWLDRIAPETPLVIVHNSGHKAFFNTAAARRAGLTRDTPDPKGAKYGRTAEGELDGTAEETGAVFPLLGGAISASDYPAMLAAECARLNRAGLTTCSEMALDPMFRPLLAQLHDQLTVRLRTYEMSTAALHTEATPFDGDDVVRQIGIKIWVDGSPWVGNIDLTFPYLDTDATRTIGVVPGSCGHANYTREQLSEIVGTFFPQGWQLACHVHGDAGVDTILDVYQEALERWPRDDHRLRLEHVGAITPAQLQRAHALGVTCSLFVDHLHYWGDVLVDGLFGPEHGGRWMPAGSAVATGMRISLHNDPPVTPEEPLRNISVAVTRTAPSGRVLAPEERLTVEQGIRAQTIDAAWQLFSDNVIGSLEVGKYADLVIVSADPRVTDPASIADLEVRATFLAGRQVYPKAG; encoded by the coding sequence ATGGGCAGTCCGAACGCGACAGCTGATCTCGTCCTCTACGGCACCATCCTCACGGTCGACGACTCGCAACCCACCGCCGAGGCGCTCGCGGTCTCCGGTGGGCGCATCGTCGCCGTCGGCTCCCGGGCCGAGGTGGCCGGCTGGGTGGGTCCGGGCACCGACGTTCGCGAGGTCGACGGCTGTGTCCTGCCGGGTTTCGTTGAGGCGCACGGCCATCCGTTGATGGAGGCGGTGGCGTTGTCGGGCCGCATCGTCGACATCCGTCCGGTGACGCTGGCCGACGCGCAAGAAGTGCTCGACGCCGTCACCGCCGAGGTGGCCCGGCGCGGAACCGACGGAGCATTCCTGAACGGTTGGGATCCGTTGCTGCAGAACGGGTTACCCGAGCCCAGCCTGGACTGGCTGGACCGGATCGCGCCCGAGACGCCGTTGGTGATCGTGCACAACTCCGGTCACAAGGCCTTCTTCAACACGGCGGCGGCCCGCCGCGCCGGGCTCACCCGCGATACCCCGGACCCCAAGGGCGCGAAATACGGCCGCACCGCCGAGGGTGAACTCGACGGCACGGCCGAGGAAACCGGGGCGGTGTTTCCGCTGCTCGGCGGCGCCATCTCGGCGAGTGACTATCCGGCGATGCTGGCCGCCGAATGCGCGCGGCTGAACCGGGCCGGATTGACCACATGCTCGGAGATGGCGCTCGACCCGATGTTCCGGCCGTTGCTCGCGCAGCTGCACGACCAGCTGACGGTGCGGCTGCGCACCTACGAGATGTCCACCGCGGCACTGCACACCGAGGCCACTCCGTTCGACGGCGACGACGTGGTGCGTCAGATCGGTATCAAGATCTGGGTCGACGGGTCACCCTGGGTCGGCAACATCGACCTGACGTTCCCGTATCTGGACACCGACGCCACCCGGACCATCGGCGTGGTGCCGGGGTCCTGTGGCCACGCCAATTACACGCGAGAGCAGCTCAGCGAGATCGTCGGCACGTTCTTTCCGCAGGGCTGGCAGCTGGCCTGTCACGTGCACGGTGATGCCGGGGTCGACACCATCCTCGACGTCTACCAGGAAGCTCTGGAGCGCTGGCCCCGTGACGATCACCGGCTGCGGCTGGAACACGTCGGTGCCATCACGCCCGCCCAGTTGCAGCGTGCCCATGCCCTCGGGGTCACCTGCAGCCTGTTCGTCGACCATCTGCACTACTGGGGCGACGTCCTCGTCGACGGACTGTTCGGCCCCGAGCACGGTGGCCGGTGGATGCCCGCGGGCTCGGCGGTGGCGACCGGCATGCGGATCTCCCTGCACAACGATCCGCCGGTGACACCGGAGGAGCCCCTGCGCAACATCAGCGTGGCGGTCACCCGGACCGCGCCGAGCGGGCGGGTACTGGCCCCCGAGGAGCGGCTCACCGTCGAGCAGGGGATCCGGGCGCAGACTATCGATGCGGCGTGGCAGTTGTTCTCCGACAATGTGATCGGCTCGCTCGAAGTCGGGAAGTACGCCGATCTGGTGATCGTCTCGGCCGATCCCCGGGTGACGGACCCGGCGAGCATCGCGGACCTGGAGGTACGGGCCACGTTCCTGGCCGGGCGGCAGGTTTATCCGAAAGCCGGTTGA
- a CDS encoding YciI family protein gives MSRYMLIMRSTPEAEAAMVEENVDFNEVIAQMGRYNEELIKAGVMLAGEGLTEPEEGFVVDFNADPPVVTDGPYTEAKELFNGFWILEVSSKEEAKQWARKCPLGCGVKLEVRRVSETEEFPQDNEWVQKEIQWKADLAEKVAKVARAAADR, from the coding sequence ATGTCGCGCTACATGCTGATCATGCGGTCCACCCCCGAGGCCGAGGCCGCGATGGTCGAGGAGAACGTCGACTTCAACGAGGTCATCGCCCAGATGGGTCGCTACAACGAAGAGCTGATCAAAGCCGGTGTGATGCTGGCCGGCGAGGGCCTGACCGAGCCCGAGGAGGGCTTCGTCGTCGATTTCAACGCCGATCCCCCGGTGGTGACCGACGGCCCCTACACCGAGGCCAAGGAACTGTTCAACGGGTTCTGGATCCTCGAGGTGTCCTCGAAAGAGGAGGCCAAGCAGTGGGCCCGGAAATGCCCGCTGGGCTGCGGCGTGAAACTGGAGGTCCGCCGGGTCAGCGAGACCGAGGAGTTCCCGCAGGACAACGAGTGGGTTCAGAAAGAGATCCAGTGGAAGGCCGACCTGGCCGAAAAGGTGGCCAAGGTCGCCCGCGCGGCGGCCGATCGCTGA
- the fadD8 gene encoding fatty-acid--CoA ligase FadD8, with product MSDALLHHPIHSGHLTVGALKRNKDKPVLFLGDTTLTGGELAERISQYIQAFEALGAGTDAGVGLLSLNRPEVLMIIGAGQTQGYRRTALHPLGSLDDHAYVLSDAEVSTLIIDPTPAFVERALGLLEKVPSLRQVLTIGPVPEALAAAGASVSDLTAEAAKYSPVPLVAAELAPDHVGGLTYTGGTTGKPKGVMGTVRSISTMTTIQLAEWEWPENPRFLMCTPLSHAGAAFFTPTIVKGGELVVLTKFDPAEVLRVIEEQRITATMLVPSMIYALMDHPDSHTRDLSSLETVYYGASAMNPVRLAEALKRFGPIFAQYYGQSEAPMVISYLGKKDHDEKRLTSCGRPTLFARTALLDASGQPVAQGEVGEICVSGPLLAGGYWKLPEATADTFKDGWLHTGDMAREDEDGYWFIVDRVKDMIVTGGFNVFPREVEDVVAEHPSVAQVCVIGTPDEKWGEAVTAVIVLRPDADSGEEAVARVTAEIQAAVKDRKGSVQSPKQVVVVDSVPVTALGKPDKKAVRAQFWEGSARSIG from the coding sequence ATGAGTGATGCGTTGCTGCACCATCCCATCCATTCCGGTCACCTCACCGTCGGTGCGCTCAAGCGCAACAAGGACAAACCCGTGCTGTTCCTCGGCGACACCACCCTGACCGGTGGTGAGCTCGCGGAACGCATCAGCCAGTACATTCAGGCGTTCGAAGCGCTCGGTGCGGGCACCGACGCAGGCGTCGGCCTGCTGTCACTGAACCGCCCCGAGGTGCTGATGATCATCGGCGCCGGCCAGACCCAGGGGTACCGGCGCACGGCACTACACCCTCTCGGTTCGCTGGACGACCATGCCTACGTGCTGTCCGACGCCGAGGTGAGCACCCTGATCATCGACCCGACGCCGGCCTTCGTGGAGCGGGCTCTGGGACTGCTGGAGAAGGTGCCGTCGCTGCGGCAGGTGCTGACGATCGGCCCGGTGCCCGAGGCGCTGGCCGCCGCCGGCGCGTCGGTCTCCGACCTGACGGCCGAGGCCGCCAAGTACTCCCCCGTGCCACTGGTGGCCGCAGAACTGGCCCCCGACCACGTCGGCGGGCTGACCTACACCGGCGGCACCACCGGCAAGCCCAAGGGCGTGATGGGCACGGTGCGTTCGATCTCCACGATGACGACCATCCAGCTCGCCGAGTGGGAGTGGCCCGAGAACCCGCGCTTCCTGATGTGCACCCCGCTGTCGCATGCCGGCGCGGCGTTCTTCACGCCGACGATCGTCAAGGGCGGCGAACTGGTGGTGCTGACCAAGTTCGACCCGGCCGAGGTGCTGCGGGTGATCGAGGAGCAGCGCATCACCGCGACCATGCTGGTGCCGTCGATGATCTACGCGCTGATGGACCACCCCGATTCCCACACCCGCGACCTGTCGTCGCTGGAGACCGTCTACTACGGCGCCTCGGCGATGAACCCGGTGCGGCTGGCCGAGGCGCTCAAGCGGTTCGGGCCGATCTTCGCGCAGTACTACGGCCAGTCCGAAGCCCCGATGGTGATCTCCTACCTCGGCAAGAAGGACCACGACGAGAAGCGGCTGACCTCCTGCGGCCGGCCCACCCTGTTCGCGCGCACCGCGCTGCTGGACGCGTCCGGCCAGCCTGTTGCGCAGGGCGAGGTCGGCGAGATCTGCGTGTCCGGGCCGCTGCTGGCCGGCGGCTACTGGAAGCTGCCCGAGGCCACCGCGGATACGTTCAAGGACGGCTGGCTGCACACCGGCGACATGGCCCGCGAGGACGAGGACGGCTACTGGTTCATCGTCGACCGGGTCAAGGACATGATCGTCACCGGCGGGTTCAACGTGTTCCCGCGCGAGGTGGAAGATGTTGTGGCCGAACATCCTTCGGTGGCGCAGGTGTGTGTGATCGGCACGCCCGACGAGAAGTGGGGCGAGGCCGTGACCGCGGTGATCGTGCTGCGTCCCGACGCTGACTCCGGCGAGGAGGCCGTGGCGCGCGTGACCGCCGAGATCCAGGCCGCGGTCAAGGACCGCAAGGGCTCGGTGCAGTCGCCCAAGCAGGTTGTCGTCGTCGACTCCGTGCCGGTGACCGCACTCGGCAAGCCCGACAAGAAGGCCGTCCGGGCCCAGTTCTGGGAGGGCTCCGCCCGCTCGATCGGCTGA
- a CDS encoding RNA polymerase sigma factor: MRGTLNAVWRMEAAKILATLTRTVGDVGLAEDLASDALLDALTQWPQTGVPRNPGAWLTTVAKRKAIDHWRRAENLDAKYAVLAHDLAEHVDEAWDPDRIDDDVLRLIFIAAHPVLSREAQVALTLRMVGGLSTDEIARAFLTSTATTAARITRAKKALTQANPPFEVPPRDEYPQRLSAVLSVLYLIYNEGYSASAGKRWIRDELCTEALRLGRVLAALVPDEPEVHGLVALMEFQSSRFGARTDADCRPILLEDQNRARWDRAQIQRGTAALERSGAARQQRGWGPYALQAALAECHAIAPTAADTDWARIVALYDALLQIAPSPVVQLNRAVAVAMHSGPEEALAIVDGIEGLDGSYLLPSVRGELLSRLGRHPEAAEQFDRAAALTENEREREVLADKAIHERT; the protein is encoded by the coding sequence ATGCGTGGGACGCTCAACGCGGTCTGGCGGATGGAGGCGGCCAAGATCCTGGCCACGCTGACCCGGACCGTCGGCGACGTCGGGCTGGCCGAGGATCTCGCATCCGACGCCCTGCTCGACGCGCTCACGCAATGGCCGCAGACCGGCGTGCCACGCAATCCCGGCGCCTGGCTGACCACGGTGGCCAAACGCAAGGCCATCGACCACTGGCGACGCGCGGAGAACCTCGACGCCAAATATGCGGTGCTGGCCCATGATCTGGCCGAGCATGTCGACGAGGCCTGGGACCCCGACCGGATCGACGACGATGTCCTGCGACTGATCTTCATCGCCGCCCACCCGGTGTTGTCGCGTGAGGCCCAGGTCGCGCTGACGTTGCGCATGGTGGGCGGGTTGAGCACCGACGAGATCGCCCGGGCGTTCCTGACGTCGACCGCCACGACGGCCGCGCGCATCACCCGGGCCAAAAAGGCCCTGACCCAGGCCAACCCACCCTTCGAGGTACCACCGCGCGACGAGTATCCCCAACGGCTCTCCGCGGTGCTGTCGGTGCTCTATCTGATCTACAACGAGGGCTACTCGGCGTCCGCCGGAAAACGCTGGATCCGCGACGAATTGTGTACCGAGGCATTGCGATTGGGCCGTGTGCTGGCCGCACTGGTCCCCGACGAACCCGAGGTCCACGGCTTGGTGGCCTTGATGGAATTCCAGTCCTCACGGTTCGGGGCCCGCACCGATGCCGACTGCCGGCCCATCCTGCTGGAGGACCAGAACCGGGCCCGCTGGGACCGGGCCCAGATCCAACGCGGCACCGCGGCCCTCGAACGCTCCGGTGCCGCACGGCAGCAGCGCGGATGGGGACCGTATGCGCTGCAGGCCGCGCTCGCCGAATGCCACGCGATCGCTCCGACCGCCGCCGACACCGACTGGGCGCGCATCGTCGCCCTGTACGACGCGCTGCTGCAGATCGCGCCCTCCCCCGTCGTGCAACTCAACCGGGCGGTCGCCGTCGCGATGCACTCGGGCCCCGAGGAGGCACTCGCGATCGTCGACGGCATCGAGGGGCTGGACGGCTCGTACCTGCTGCCCAGCGTGCGCGGCGAGTTGCTGTCCCGCCTCGGCCGGCATCCCGAGGCGGCCGAACAGTTCGACCGGGCCGCGGCCCTGACCGAGAACGAACGCGAGCGAGAGGTGCTGGCGGACAAGGCCATCCACGAACGCACCTGA
- a CDS encoding HAD family hydrolase: MADMVSAVLFDFSGTLFRLEEDESWFAGMAVDERAVDGHVQSELMRRLTAPTGRSVAMTDEQYRAWANRDLAPHLHREAYLHVLRESGLPDHHAESLYDRVIDPASWTAYPDTARVFKNLKAQGLRTAVVSNIAFDVRPAFTTIGAAEHVDEFVLSFEVGAVKPDPAIFTTALQRLGVPAQDALMVGDSEEADGGARAVGCRFALVDPLPTAERPDGLIAALQGVGIRA; encoded by the coding sequence ATGGCGGACATGGTGTCGGCCGTCTTGTTCGACTTCTCCGGGACCCTGTTCCGCCTGGAGGAGGACGAAAGTTGGTTCGCCGGGATGGCCGTCGACGAACGCGCGGTCGACGGCCATGTCCAGAGCGAGCTGATGCGCCGACTCACCGCCCCGACCGGACGTTCCGTGGCGATGACCGACGAGCAGTACCGGGCCTGGGCCAACCGCGACCTGGCGCCGCATCTGCACCGTGAGGCCTATCTGCACGTGCTGCGGGAATCCGGCTTGCCCGACCATCACGCCGAATCGCTGTACGACCGGGTGATCGACCCGGCCAGCTGGACCGCCTACCCTGACACCGCCCGGGTGTTCAAAAACCTGAAGGCACAAGGACTCCGGACAGCCGTCGTCTCCAACATCGCCTTCGACGTGCGGCCGGCGTTCACCACGATCGGCGCCGCCGAACATGTCGACGAGTTCGTGCTGTCCTTCGAAGTCGGCGCGGTCAAACCCGACCCGGCGATCTTCACCACGGCGCTGCAACGCCTCGGCGTGCCGGCGCAGGACGCCCTGATGGTCGGCGACAGCGAGGAGGCCGACGGCGGTGCCCGTGCCGTCGGCTGCCGGTTCGCACTGGTCGACCCGCTGCCCACCGCCGAGCGGCCCGACGGCCTCATCGCGGCCCTGCAGGGCGTCGGTATCCGCGCCTAG
- a CDS encoding nitroreductase family deazaflavin-dependent oxidoreductase, whose product MADDRMRPPWWLKYVNKVMIGLNKLGVGGDKGPVVLTVPGRKSGKPRSTPVTPMTVDGHRYIVSGLPKGDWAANARAAGAATVHQGRRDQRVRMVEMPVEQARPLLRQFPILVPTGVGFMRNLGLVTGPHPDEFEALAGRCPVFRLDPI is encoded by the coding sequence ATGGCTGACGACCGCATGCGGCCACCGTGGTGGCTGAAGTACGTCAACAAGGTGATGATCGGGCTGAACAAGCTCGGCGTCGGCGGTGACAAGGGTCCGGTGGTGCTGACCGTGCCGGGCCGCAAGTCCGGGAAACCCCGGTCGACGCCGGTGACGCCGATGACCGTCGACGGGCACCGCTACATCGTCAGCGGGCTGCCGAAGGGCGACTGGGCCGCCAATGCCCGCGCGGCCGGTGCGGCCACGGTGCACCAGGGCCGTCGTGACCAGCGGGTACGGATGGTGGAAATGCCCGTCGAGCAGGCCCGCCCGCTGCTACGCCAATTCCCGATCCTGGTGCCGACGGGGGTGGGTTTCATGCGCAACCTCGGACTGGTGACCGGGCCCCACCCCGACGAATTCGAGGCCCTGGCCGGACGCTGCCCGGTGTTCCGGCTGGACCCGATCTGA
- a CDS encoding 1,4-dihydroxy-2-naphthoyl-CoA synthase: MSADNPFDPTVWEPVPGFDDLTDITYHRHVADGARQPTVRIAFDRPEVRNAFRPHTVDELYRVLDHARMSPDVGVVLLTGNGPSEKDGGWAFCSGGDQRIRGRSGYQYADGETAETVDPARAGRLHILEVQRLIRFMPKVVICLVNGWAAGGGHSLHVTCDLTLASRQHAKFKQTDADVGSFDGGFGSAYLARQTGQKFAREIFFLGRAYDAETMYQMGAVNDVVDHADLESVGLQWAAEINGKSPQAIRMLKFSFNLIDDGLVGQQVFAGEATRLAYMTDEAVEGRDSFLEKRDPDWSGFPRYF, translated from the coding sequence GTGAGTGCAGACAACCCGTTCGACCCGACAGTCTGGGAGCCGGTGCCCGGCTTCGACGATCTGACCGACATCACCTACCACCGTCACGTCGCCGACGGCGCCCGGCAGCCCACGGTGCGGATCGCGTTCGACCGACCCGAGGTACGCAACGCGTTCCGGCCCCACACCGTCGACGAGCTGTACCGCGTGCTCGACCACGCCCGGATGTCCCCCGATGTCGGCGTGGTGCTGCTGACCGGCAACGGCCCGTCGGAAAAAGACGGCGGCTGGGCCTTCTGCTCCGGCGGCGATCAGCGCATCCGCGGCCGGTCCGGCTACCAGTACGCGGACGGGGAGACCGCCGAGACCGTGGATCCGGCGCGGGCCGGGCGGCTGCACATCCTCGAGGTCCAGCGGCTCATCCGGTTCATGCCGAAGGTGGTGATCTGCCTGGTCAACGGGTGGGCGGCCGGCGGCGGGCACAGCCTGCACGTCACGTGCGACCTGACCCTGGCCAGCCGCCAGCACGCCAAGTTCAAGCAGACCGACGCCGACGTAGGCAGCTTCGACGGCGGGTTCGGCAGCGCCTACCTGGCCCGCCAGACCGGCCAGAAGTTCGCCCGCGAGATCTTCTTCCTGGGCCGCGCCTACGACGCCGAGACCATGTATCAGATGGGCGCGGTGAACGACGTCGTCGACCACGCTGACCTGGAGTCCGTCGGTCTGCAGTGGGCCGCCGAGATCAACGGCAAGTCACCGCAGGCCATCCGGATGCTGAAGTTCTCGTTCAACCTGATCGACGACGGCCTGGTGGGCCAGCAGGTGTTCGCCGGGGAGGCCACCCGCTTGGCCTACATGACCGACGAGGCCGTCGAGGGCCGGGATTCCTTCCTGGAGAAGCGCGACCCGGACTGGAGCGGTTTCCCGCGCTACTTCTGA
- a CDS encoding pyridoxamine 5'-phosphate oxidase family protein, whose amino-acid sequence MTITGKLDQRFSEATEATSWESTAGALAAAGLYWLTTVRGDGRPHVTPLVGVWVDDTFVFCTGSTEQKAHNLQAGTDVVVTTGTNTWNSGLDVVVEGTAARVTGRDRLKALADAYRAKYGDDWDFDCDDEVFEPQGQAAIVYRVTPAKVLAFAKSPHGQTAFRF is encoded by the coding sequence ATGACGATCACCGGCAAGCTTGACCAGCGCTTCAGTGAGGCGACCGAGGCGACGAGTTGGGAGTCCACCGCGGGCGCTCTCGCCGCGGCCGGCCTGTACTGGCTCACGACCGTGCGCGGCGACGGGCGACCCCACGTCACGCCGTTGGTCGGGGTGTGGGTCGACGACACGTTCGTGTTCTGCACCGGGTCCACCGAACAGAAGGCCCACAACCTGCAGGCCGGCACGGACGTCGTCGTCACCACCGGAACCAATACGTGGAACTCCGGCCTCGACGTCGTGGTCGAGGGCACCGCCGCGCGCGTGACCGGACGTGACCGGCTGAAGGCGCTCGCCGACGCCTACCGGGCGAAATACGGTGACGATTGGGACTTCGACTGCGACGACGAGGTTTTCGAACCGCAGGGTCAGGCCGCGATCGTCTACCGGGTCACCCCGGCGAAGGTGCTGGCGTTCGCGAAATCCCCGCACGGTCAGACTGCTTTCCGGTTCTGA
- a CDS encoding SDR family oxidoreductase has protein sequence MSKNPLRRLSEQVLLTSMRPPLTERLQARADIDVAGKRILLTGASSGIGEAAAEKFAAKGATVVAVARRQELLEDLVGRISAKGGDARAHAVDLSDLDAVDELVATVERDLGGVDILINNAGRSIRRPLAESLERWHDVERTMTLNYYSPLRLIRGLAPGMRERRDGHIINVATWGVMNESSPLFAVYNASKAALAAVSRVIETEWAAVGVHSTTLYYPLVKTPMIAPTRAYDGLPGLSAAEAAEWMLTAVRTRPVQIAPRMAVTAKALNTVAPGLVDAVMKRQRVQPV, from the coding sequence ATGAGTAAGAACCCGCTGCGTCGGCTGTCCGAACAGGTGCTGCTGACCAGCATGCGTCCGCCACTGACCGAACGGCTACAGGCCCGTGCCGACATCGACGTCGCAGGCAAGCGGATCCTGTTGACCGGCGCCTCGTCGGGTATCGGCGAGGCTGCGGCCGAGAAGTTCGCCGCGAAGGGCGCGACCGTGGTCGCGGTGGCCCGCCGCCAGGAACTGCTCGAGGATCTGGTCGGACGGATCTCCGCCAAGGGCGGCGACGCCCGCGCCCATGCGGTCGACCTGTCCGACCTGGACGCCGTCGACGAGTTGGTGGCCACCGTGGAACGCGACCTGGGCGGCGTCGACATCCTGATCAACAATGCGGGCCGTTCGATCCGGCGTCCGCTGGCCGAATCGCTGGAGCGCTGGCACGACGTCGAACGCACCATGACGCTCAACTACTACTCCCCGCTGCGGCTCATCCGCGGACTGGCCCCGGGCATGCGCGAGCGTCGCGACGGGCACATCATCAACGTCGCCACCTGGGGCGTGATGAACGAATCCTCGCCGCTGTTCGCCGTGTACAACGCCTCCAAGGCGGCCCTGGCCGCGGTCAGCCGGGTCATCGAAACCGAATGGGCCGCCGTCGGTGTGCATTCCACGACGCTGTACTACCCGTTGGTGAAGACCCCGATGATCGCCCCCACCCGCGCCTATGACGGGCTGCCCGGACTGTCTGCCGCCGAGGCCGCCGAGTGGATGCTCACCGCGGTGCGCACCCGCCCGGTTCAGATCGCACCGCGAATGGCGGTGACGGCCAAGGCCCTCAACACCGTGGCACCCGGACTGGTCGACGCCGTGATGAAACGGCAACGGGTCCAGCCGGTCTGA